A single region of the Bacillales bacterium genome encodes:
- the opp3C gene encoding oligopeptide ABC transporter permease, giving the protein MKEEHLTKDMFQPVEKSEYDLENISRPSIGFWRDAWRRLFKNKGSVVGLILIIFSIFMAIFGPSMNDYGFNDQNPVRQYLPPRVPVLENIHWLGLDGVDFSGESPYLTRGGFEDSYFWFGTDSLGRDVWTRVWRGTRISLYIAFLAAAIDLLIGVVYGGVSAYYGGKVDNVMQRIIEVLIGIPNLIVIILFILWLQPGILSITLALVITGWVSQARIVRGQILKLKSDEFVLSARTLGGDGPRIIFKHLVPNTLGQIIITSMFTIPNAIFFEAFLSFIGLGIAPPEASLGSLTREGYESLQIYPYLCFFPAAVISLLMISFNLLADGMRDAFDPKMRR; this is encoded by the coding sequence ATGAAGGAAGAGCATTTGACGAAAGACATGTTCCAGCCTGTCGAAAAAAGTGAATATGATTTGGAGAATATTTCACGGCCATCCATCGGTTTTTGGCGTGATGCTTGGAGACGTCTCTTTAAAAACAAAGGGTCTGTCGTCGGGTTGATTCTTATTATCTTTTCCATTTTCATGGCCATTTTCGGACCTTCGATGAACGATTATGGCTTCAACGATCAAAACCCGGTCAGACAATACTTGCCGCCGCGCGTACCGGTGCTGGAAAATATTCATTGGCTTGGGTTGGACGGTGTCGATTTCAGCGGCGAAAGTCCGTATTTAACGCGCGGAGGCTTTGAAGATTCCTACTTTTGGTTCGGTACTGATTCGTTAGGCCGCGACGTTTGGACGCGAGTATGGCGCGGAACGAGAATTTCATTGTACATCGCCTTTTTGGCTGCAGCGATTGACCTTCTTATCGGCGTTGTTTACGGCGGCGTCTCTGCGTATTACGGCGGAAAAGTCGATAACGTCATGCAACGAATTATCGAAGTTCTCATCGGCATTCCGAATCTTATCGTAATCATCTTGTTCATCCTATGGCTGCAACCAGGGATATTATCCATTACATTAGCGCTCGTAATAACAGGATGGGTAAGTCAAGCGAGAATTGTCCGCGGGCAAATTCTTAAATTGAAAAGCGACGAATTTGTTTTGTCTGCCCGAACATTGGGAGGCGATGGTCCGCGTATCATTTTTAAACACTTGGTTCCAAATACACTTGGTCAAATTATCATCACCTCAATGTTTACGATTCCTAATGCGATCTTCTTCGAAGCTTTCTTAAGTTTCATTGGTCTCGGAATCGCGCCTCCGGAAGCTTCATTAGGTTCCTTAACGAGAGAGGGATATGAAAGTTTGCAAATTTATCCGTACCTTTGTTTCTTTCCGGCCGCAGTGATCAGTTTGTTAATGATAAGCTTTAACCTGCTTGCAGACGGTATGCGGGACGCTTTTGATCCGAAAATGCGTAGATAG
- a CDS encoding ABC transporter permease, with protein sequence MLKYTLSRIGYMLVTFFVIAAMTFMMMQLLPGSPFNSEKLTDEQIEILKKAYDLDEPVPQRFVKYMVGLVQGDLGVSFALDGRPVSQIISNRIGPSATIGGEAIVFGTILGLLLGIIAALKRNTIIDYSAMVIAVLGISVPAFVLGALLQYYFAVKWRLFPVTFHDSIEGHILPVFSLAVLVIATVARFMRTEMLDVLGQDYIMTATAKGLSRVQVIFKHTVRNALIPVVTIIGPLIVALMTGSLVIEAIFAVPGLGSEFVDSISKRDYPMIMGVTLFYSMLFISSILVVDLMYGVIDPRIRLAGGDDK encoded by the coding sequence ATGCTTAAATATACGTTGTCAAGAATCGGATATATGCTCGTCACATTTTTCGTCATTGCTGCGATGACGTTTATGATGATGCAGTTATTGCCCGGTTCACCTTTCAATTCCGAAAAATTGACAGATGAGCAAATTGAAATCTTGAAAAAAGCATACGATTTGGATGAGCCGGTTCCGCAAAGGTTCGTCAAATATATGGTCGGCCTTGTTCAAGGAGATTTAGGTGTTTCGTTCGCATTGGACGGACGACCGGTTTCGCAAATCATTTCGAACCGGATCGGACCGAGTGCGACCATTGGCGGGGAAGCGATTGTCTTTGGGACGATATTAGGTTTATTGTTAGGGATCATCGCTGCCTTAAAACGGAATACGATTATCGACTATTCAGCGATGGTCATTGCCGTACTCGGTATATCAGTTCCAGCTTTTGTGCTCGGGGCGCTCTTGCAATATTACTTTGCGGTGAAATGGCGATTGTTTCCCGTCACGTTTCATGACAGTATCGAAGGCCATATATTGCCGGTCTTTTCACTTGCGGTTCTCGTAATCGCGACGGTGGCCCGTTTCATGAGAACGGAAATGCTTGACGTGCTCGGGCAAGATTACATTATGACCGCAACGGCAAAAGGGTTGTCGCGAGTGCAAGTCATATTTAAACATACGGTACGTAACGCTCTCATACCGGTGGTTACGATTATTGGTCCGCTGATCGTGGCGTTAATGACCGGTTCCCTTGTAATCGAAGCGATATTCGCCGTACCCGGCTTGGGCAGCGAATTCGTTGATTCGATTAGTAAACGTGATTACCCAATGATTATGGGCGTTACGCTATTCTACAGCATGCTGTTTATCAGTTCGATATTGGTGGTCGACTTGATGTACGGCGTCATAGATCCGAGAATTCGACTGGCAGGGGGCGATGACAAGTGA
- a CDS encoding peptide ABC transporter substrate-binding protein encodes MKGKSKWSLLLALVFVLSLFLSACSGGGGETTNEGSSGNEGDSGTENKTGGDENKVETFNIAVASEIPTMDTSKGDDEVSFNQFSAAFEGLFTMNSKGEIVPAEATGMPEVKPVKVKVKDDKGKEVEKTYYQYTFHLRDGIVWSNGEPVTAEDYVYAWQRLIDPKRGATYSYLAPTLGLVNAAEIMNEDSDLYGKLDKLGVKAVDDKTLQMTLVKKVPDKMLLSLMQFPSFFPIPKDFAEEQGDQYALEPENLLFNGPYVMTEWKHNEGWTYKKNDKYWDKENVDLEEIHYKVVKEQSTRVNLYEVGKLDIVGLSSQYVKKYQDNPEFHTALGTAVFYFMLNEDNKFLDNVNIRKALALSWNKKQFTDVLLNDGSIPAWFLVPKDFAMGPDGKDFRAKYGNFGEFNPEKAKEYWQKGLDELGVDSIKLEVLAYPGKTVKDNISFVINQWEQNLPGFEATLNQQEFKVMLEKENSGQYQIAYAGWGPDYQDPMTFMDLWVTGGGHNDIGYSNPEYDKRIEYAKTHPQDAEGRWTKMQEAEKILFEDQAIIPMYQEGSAYLLSKKVKNFANHPFGPDYTWKYWEIEE; translated from the coding sequence ATGAAGGGCAAATCAAAATGGTCCCTGTTACTCGCGCTCGTTTTCGTGTTGAGCCTGTTCCTTTCCGCATGTAGCGGCGGCGGTGGCGAAACAACCAATGAAGGCAGCAGCGGAAATGAAGGCGATTCGGGTACCGAAAATAAAACCGGTGGCGATGAAAACAAGGTTGAAACGTTCAACATCGCGGTCGCTTCGGAGATCCCGACGATGGATACGTCCAAAGGCGACGACGAAGTTTCGTTTAACCAATTCTCGGCTGCTTTCGAAGGCTTGTTCACGATGAACTCGAAAGGTGAAATCGTGCCTGCCGAAGCAACGGGCATGCCGGAAGTTAAACCGGTTAAAGTGAAGGTTAAGGACGACAAAGGAAAAGAAGTTGAGAAAACATACTACCAGTATACGTTCCACCTGCGTGACGGCATCGTTTGGAGCAATGGCGAACCGGTTACGGCAGAAGATTACGTATACGCATGGCAAAGATTGATCGATCCGAAGCGCGGCGCGACTTATTCGTATTTGGCACCGACGCTCGGACTCGTAAATGCCGCTGAGATCATGAACGAAGACAGCGATCTTTACGGGAAGCTTGACAAGCTTGGCGTCAAAGCAGTTGACGACAAGACGTTGCAAATGACTTTGGTGAAAAAGGTACCGGACAAGATGCTCCTCAGCTTGATGCAATTCCCGAGCTTCTTCCCGATCCCGAAAGATTTTGCCGAAGAGCAAGGCGACCAATATGCGCTCGAACCTGAAAACCTTCTGTTCAACGGTCCTTACGTGATGACCGAATGGAAGCATAACGAAGGTTGGACGTACAAGAAGAACGATAAGTATTGGGACAAAGAAAATGTCGATCTCGAGGAAATCCACTACAAAGTAGTTAAAGAACAGTCGACTCGCGTGAATCTTTACGAAGTCGGCAAACTCGATATCGTCGGTCTCAGCTCGCAATATGTTAAGAAATATCAAGACAATCCTGAGTTCCATACGGCTCTCGGAACTGCCGTGTTCTACTTCATGTTGAACGAAGACAACAAGTTCTTGGACAACGTTAACATCCGCAAAGCGCTTGCATTGTCTTGGAACAAAAAGCAGTTCACCGACGTGTTGTTGAACGACGGTTCGATTCCGGCATGGTTCCTTGTACCGAAAGACTTTGCAATGGGTCCTGACGGAAAAGACTTCCGTGCGAAATACGGGAACTTTGGCGAGTTTAACCCTGAAAAAGCGAAAGAGTATTGGCAAAAAGGGTTGGATGAACTCGGCGTTGATTCGATCAAACTCGAAGTACTCGCGTATCCGGGTAAGACGGTTAAAGATAACATTTCGTTCGTTATCAACCAGTGGGAGCAAAACTTGCCTGGGTTCGAAGCCACTTTGAACCAGCAAGAATTTAAAGTCATGCTCGAAAAAGAAAACAGCGGTCAGTATCAGATTGCTTACGCTGGCTGGGGTCCGGACTATCAAGATCCGATGACTTTCATGGATCTGTGGGTAACGGGCGGCGGTCATAACGACATCGGTTACTCGAATCCGGAGTACGACAAGCGGATCGAATATGCGAAAACGCATCCGCAAGATGCCGAAGGCCGTTGGACGAAAATGCAAGAGGCTGAGAAGATCTTGTTCGAAGATCAAGCCATCATTCCGATGTATCAAGAAGGATCGGCCTATCTTTTGAGCAAGAAAGTGAAAAACTTTGCGAACCATCCGTTCGGCCCAGACTACACTTGGAAGTATTGGGAAATCGAAGAATAA
- a CDS encoding ABC transporter ATP-binding protein, translated as MSKLLEVKDLEISFDTYGAEVQAVRGVNLELEKGEALAIVGESGSGKSVTSKAIMKLIPSPPGRFKNGEILFEGKDLTKLSEKQMEKMRGSEISMIFQDPMTSLNPTMRVGQQIVEGLRKHQNMSRSEAKKRAIEILKMVKIPNAEARFKQYPHQFSGGMRQRVVIAIALACNPKVLIADEPTTALDVTIQAQILDLMRDLQKQTGTAIILITHDLGVVSNLAQKVAVMYAGKIIERGDIDDIFYQPKHPYTWGLLASMPKLHTKSEQLLAIPGTPPDLAKPPKGCPFAPRCPHAMKVCTEYMPEYTDVSETHQAACWLLDERAPEVEPPEAAVVGGSE; from the coding sequence ATGTCAAAGTTATTGGAAGTCAAAGATCTGGAAATCTCCTTTGATACGTACGGTGCTGAAGTTCAGGCCGTCCGCGGGGTGAATTTAGAGTTGGAAAAAGGGGAAGCGCTTGCAATCGTCGGTGAATCCGGTTCCGGTAAATCCGTGACCTCCAAGGCGATCATGAAGCTGATCCCAAGCCCTCCAGGTCGTTTCAAGAATGGAGAAATTTTGTTCGAAGGCAAAGACTTGACGAAACTTAGTGAAAAACAAATGGAAAAAATGCGCGGTTCGGAAATTTCGATGATTTTTCAGGACCCGATGACATCTTTGAACCCTACCATGAGAGTCGGACAGCAAATTGTGGAAGGGTTGCGCAAGCACCAAAATATGAGCCGAAGCGAAGCGAAAAAACGAGCGATCGAAATTTTGAAAATGGTTAAGATTCCGAATGCCGAAGCTCGATTCAAACAGTATCCGCATCAGTTTTCAGGCGGAATGCGGCAGCGTGTCGTCATTGCGATTGCTTTGGCTTGTAATCCAAAAGTGTTGATTGCCGATGAACCGACAACGGCGCTTGACGTGACCATTCAGGCACAGATTCTCGATTTGATGAGAGACCTTCAGAAACAAACCGGGACAGCCATTATTTTAATTACGCACGATCTTGGAGTCGTATCCAACCTTGCGCAAAAAGTGGCGGTTATGTATGCCGGTAAAATTATCGAACGCGGCGACATTGACGATATTTTTTACCAACCGAAACATCCTTATACGTGGGGACTGTTGGCTTCGATGCCGAAATTGCATACGAAATCGGAACAATTATTGGCGATTCCGGGAACACCGCCGGATTTGGCAAAACCTCCGAAAGGATGTCCGTTTGCCCCGCGCTGTCCGCACGCCATGAAAGTGTGTACGGAATACATGCCGGAATATACGGACGTTTCCGAAACGCATCAGGCCGCTTGCTGGCTGCTTGATGAACGGGCACCGGAAGTGGAGCCCCCTGAAGCCGCAGTTGTAGGAGGTTCGGAATAA
- a CDS encoding TlpA disulfide reductase family protein, with the protein MKRAAIGLWMAGIGVVSCFLLLKTPPLPSTTPFPQADAASTKAKQAEQTAPSFSLPSLSGQPVSLSDYRGSLVLLNFWASWCGPCRHEAPVLNKMHKQFSGRVKIIGVNMTSQELSVKDVKQFVKRYDLQFPVLLDRTGTVMKRYHIVAVPTTFLVGRSGQILEKFRGEMTLDDLKNTLARTG; encoded by the coding sequence ATGAAGAGAGCCGCGATCGGATTATGGATGGCGGGGATTGGCGTTGTTAGTTGTTTCTTGCTTTTGAAGACGCCTCCACTTCCTTCGACGACGCCATTTCCGCAGGCGGATGCTGCATCGACGAAAGCGAAGCAAGCTGAACAAACCGCCCCGTCATTCTCCTTACCGTCATTATCAGGACAACCCGTATCTCTCAGCGATTACCGCGGGTCTCTCGTACTGTTGAATTTTTGGGCATCGTGGTGTGGACCGTGCCGACATGAAGCGCCCGTGCTTAACAAGATGCACAAACAATTTTCGGGACGCGTGAAAATCATTGGCGTCAACATGACGTCTCAAGAGTTAAGCGTTAAGGACGTGAAACAGTTTGTAAAACGGTACGATTTGCAATTCCCTGTTCTTCTCGACCGGACAGGAACCGTCATGAAACGTTATCACATTGTTGCTGTACCAACAACATTTCTTGTCGGACGCAGCGGACAAATCCTCGAAAAGTTCCGAGGCGAAATGACACTTGATGATCTTAAGAACACATTAGCGCGAACTGGATAA
- a CDS encoding GNAT family N-acetyltransferase, whose amino-acid sequence MNWYEKLNEYFPVEEMKSKEHMELLLKEKGHMYHKDEGPNHVLMYAETKDFVFVDYVYVSSKARGQGLGHKLIEKLKKKNKPIILEVEPVDYDDSDTEKRLHFYKREGFEHAISIGYRRRSLATNEINQMEILYWSPQNESEESILEKMKKTYEEIHTYKDEELYGETYEDVEKVLSIEKEKDENILEFDQEKKPS is encoded by the coding sequence ATGAATTGGTATGAAAAGTTGAATGAGTATTTTCCAGTCGAAGAAATGAAATCGAAGGAACACATGGAATTGTTGTTGAAAGAAAAAGGTCATATGTACCATAAAGACGAGGGTCCGAACCATGTGTTGATGTATGCGGAAACGAAAGATTTCGTGTTTGTCGATTACGTTTACGTCTCGAGCAAAGCGAGAGGGCAAGGGCTCGGTCATAAACTCATCGAGAAGCTGAAAAAGAAAAACAAACCGATCATTCTCGAAGTTGAGCCGGTCGATTACGACGACAGCGATACGGAAAAGAGATTGCATTTCTACAAACGTGAAGGTTTTGAACATGCGATTTCGATCGGATACCGCCGCCGTTCGTTAGCGACGAACGAAATTAACCAGATGGAAATCTTATATTGGTCTCCGCAAAATGAATCCGAAGAAAGCATCCTCGAGAAGATGAAAAAAACGTACGAAGAAATTCATACTTACAAAGACGAAGAACTGTACGGAGAAACATACGAAGACGTCGAGAAAGTGCTTAGCATCGAGAAAGAAAAGGACGAAAACATTTTGGAATTTGATCAAGAGAAGAAACCCTCGTAA
- the mecA gene encoding adaptor protein MecA: protein MKIERVNENTLKFFITYMDMEKRGFDREEIWYNRERGEELFWEMMDEAHNEEEFSMEGPLWIQVQAMEKGLEIIVTKAQLSKDGSKLELPINDDKHIDIPVDEKMESLIEHMTYKKKRKLQAISAVNVDPEEDADLSFLVGFNDFEDAIQLSHRFQSERLRTSLYSFENRYYMNVVFPGDDWDEDEDLQDNQLSVLLEYGFETDLTIHRLQEYGKQIIEDHAVETLREQFPLQS, encoded by the coding sequence ATGAAAATTGAACGAGTGAACGAAAACACGCTGAAATTTTTCATCACTTACATGGACATGGAGAAACGCGGATTTGACCGCGAAGAAATCTGGTATAATCGAGAACGCGGCGAAGAGCTGTTTTGGGAAATGATGGATGAGGCGCATAACGAAGAAGAGTTTTCGATGGAAGGTCCGCTATGGATTCAAGTGCAAGCAATGGAAAAGGGACTCGAAATTATCGTAACGAAGGCGCAGCTGTCCAAGGACGGTTCGAAACTCGAATTGCCGATTAATGACGATAAGCATATCGATATTCCAGTCGATGAGAAGATGGAGAGTTTGATTGAGCATATGACTTACAAGAAGAAAAGAAAGCTGCAGGCAATCTCGGCGGTGAACGTCGATCCCGAAGAAGATGCCGACCTCTCCTTTCTTGTCGGATTCAATGATTTTGAAGACGCGATTCAATTGAGTCACCGTTTTCAATCTGAACGGCTGCGGACCAGTCTTTATTCTTTCGAAAATCGGTATTACATGAACGTTGTTTTTCCCGGCGATGATTGGGATGAGGACGAGGATCTTCAAGACAATCAGTTAAGTGTCTTGCTCGAATACGGATTTGAAACGGACTTAACGATTCATCGTTTGCAAGAATACGGGAAACAAATTATCGAAGACCATGCGGTTGAAACGTTGCGCGAGCAATTCCCGCTTCAATCTTGA
- the spxA gene encoding transcriptional regulator SpxA, whose protein sequence is MITLYTSPSCTSCRKARAWLDEHEIPYEERNIFSEPLTVEEIKEIFRMTEDGTDEIISTRSKAFQELDIHLETMPLQQLFQLISDNPGLLRRPIILDEKRLQVGYNEDEIRRFLPRKVRTFQLREAQKIVN, encoded by the coding sequence ATGATTACGCTTTATACTTCTCCGAGCTGTACTTCTTGCCGTAAAGCGAGGGCATGGCTCGACGAACATGAAATTCCTTACGAAGAACGAAATATTTTTTCCGAACCGTTAACGGTTGAAGAGATAAAAGAAATTTTTCGAATGACTGAGGACGGCACGGACGAAATTATTTCAACTCGATCGAAAGCGTTTCAAGAACTTGATATTCACCTTGAAACGATGCCGCTTCAACAGTTGTTCCAGTTGATCAGCGATAATCCTGGGCTGTTACGCAGACCGATTATTTTAGACGAAAAACGACTGCAAGTCGGTTACAACGAGGATGAAATTCGACGCTTCTTACCGAGAAAGGTACGTACGTTTCAACTGCGAGAAGCGCAAAAGATCGTCAATTAG
- a CDS encoding putative glycoside hydrolase codes for MGRKWVLSFVASLLLFIVFKADTSSAKENVKLVQWLSTAHFQLHPLVLPDPIPRFVFDSGYDFQRPKHVRGIYSTAWSAGGSRLDKLINYIDSNDLNAIVIDIKDDHGTVTFTPEDKNAPYAFASKSIIGDPEALMKKLEQHHIWPIARIVCFKDAVYAEKHPEATFKKPNGEIWTNGNGEAFINPFLKQTWDYNVSVAKAAVKLGFQEIQFDYVRFPEGFERRAGKLTYTTGTYPAYNEENKKLDVKQRVNAVTDFVAYAHEQLDRFDVDVSVDIFGYTATLPAAPGIGQNMSRISQHVDVISAMIYPSHWTSYFGIRYPDLHPYELTDAYAKAETEKLSKLENPPISRPWIQDFTATWLPHHLNYGKAEVEAQVKALEDNGIHEFLVWDAANTYTPGVDYTPGN; via the coding sequence ATGGGGAGAAAGTGGGTCTTGTCGTTCGTCGCATCCTTACTTTTATTCATCGTTTTCAAAGCGGATACGAGTAGTGCAAAAGAAAACGTAAAACTGGTTCAATGGCTGAGTACCGCGCATTTTCAATTACATCCATTGGTTTTGCCCGATCCGATTCCGCGTTTCGTTTTCGATTCGGGATACGATTTTCAGCGGCCGAAGCATGTCCGGGGTATTTATTCCACGGCCTGGTCAGCCGGAGGTTCGCGTTTAGACAAACTCATTAACTACATTGATTCGAACGACTTGAACGCAATCGTCATCGACATTAAAGACGATCACGGCACAGTCACTTTCACACCGGAAGACAAAAACGCACCGTACGCCTTTGCTTCGAAATCGATCATCGGCGATCCGGAAGCATTAATGAAAAAGCTGGAACAGCATCACATTTGGCCGATCGCCCGTATTGTTTGTTTCAAGGATGCGGTGTATGCCGAGAAGCACCCAGAGGCAACATTCAAAAAGCCGAATGGAGAAATTTGGACGAACGGCAACGGGGAAGCTTTCATTAATCCTTTTCTGAAACAGACGTGGGACTATAACGTAAGCGTTGCAAAAGCAGCTGTAAAACTCGGGTTTCAGGAAATACAATTCGATTACGTCCGATTCCCCGAAGGGTTTGAAAGACGCGCCGGAAAATTGACCTATACGACGGGAACCTACCCCGCCTACAATGAAGAAAACAAGAAACTTGATGTGAAACAGCGAGTGAATGCGGTAACGGACTTCGTAGCGTATGCACACGAACAACTGGATCGGTTTGACGTTGATGTATCCGTTGATATTTTCGGCTATACCGCGACACTTCCGGCAGCTCCAGGAATCGGCCAAAACATGTCGAGAATCTCGCAGCACGTCGATGTTATTTCGGCGATGATCTATCCGAGTCATTGGACTTCTTATTTCGGCATTCGCTATCCCGACTTGCATCCTTATGAATTGACAGATGCGTATGCAAAAGCGGAGACTGAAAAGCTGTCGAAATTGGAAAATCCGCCGATCTCACGTCCATGGATTCAAGACTTTACGGCCACTTGGCTGCCTCACCACTTGAATTACGGCAAAGCGGAAGTCGAAGCACAAGTCAAAGCTCTTGAAGACAACGGCATACATGAGTTTCTTGTTTGGGACGCGGCAAACACTTATACGCCAGGCGTCGATTATACACCTGGCAATTGA
- a CDS encoding oligopeptide/dipeptide ABC transporter ATP-binding protein: MAMSEERLLEIKNLKKYFKVGRKQVLKAVDNISFHINKGETFGLVGESGCGKSTAGRTIIRLYNATEGEITFDGKKVHGKKTKSELKTFSRKMQMIFQDPYASLNPRMTVKDIIAEGIDIHGLAKNSKERLDRVYELLETVGLNRDHASRYPHEFSGGQRQRIGIARALAVDPDFIIADEPISALDVSIQAQVVNLLQKLQRERGLTYLFIAHDLSMVKHISDRVGVMYLGNMAEVATSDDLYAEPLHPYTQALLSAIPVPDPEVERNRERIIIEGDVPSPISPPSGCRFRTRCPFAMDVCAKEIPRWQEYRDNHWVACHLYDEEFNEGKKPPEPPKIEV, translated from the coding sequence ATGGCGATGTCGGAAGAAAGATTGCTGGAAATCAAAAATTTGAAGAAATATTTCAAAGTAGGCCGAAAACAAGTGCTGAAAGCCGTAGACAATATCAGCTTTCATATAAACAAAGGCGAAACATTCGGACTTGTCGGCGAGTCCGGGTGCGGGAAATCTACCGCCGGTCGGACGATTATTCGCTTATATAATGCAACTGAGGGAGAAATTACGTTTGACGGCAAGAAGGTTCATGGAAAAAAGACGAAAAGCGAGTTGAAAACGTTCAGCCGCAAAATGCAAATGATTTTTCAGGACCCTTACGCTTCCTTGAACCCTCGGATGACCGTTAAGGACATCATCGCCGAAGGGATCGACATTCATGGTTTAGCAAAAAACAGTAAAGAACGTCTTGATCGTGTATATGAATTGTTGGAAACCGTCGGGTTGAACCGCGACCACGCGAGCCGGTACCCGCACGAATTCAGCGGCGGACAGCGGCAGAGAATTGGAATTGCTCGTGCTCTTGCGGTCGATCCCGACTTCATTATCGCCGATGAACCCATTTCTGCTCTTGACGTTTCCATTCAAGCGCAAGTCGTGAACTTGTTGCAGAAATTGCAAAGAGAACGCGGGTTAACTTACTTGTTTATTGCGCATGACTTGTCGATGGTCAAGCATATCAGCGACCGTGTCGGCGTGATGTATCTTGGAAATATGGCCGAAGTGGCTACTTCCGACGATCTTTATGCCGAACCGCTCCATCCGTATACGCAGGCACTGCTGTCGGCAATTCCGGTACCGGATCCCGAAGTGGAAAGAAATCGTGAGCGGATCATCATCGAAGGAGATGTGCCCAGCCCGATTTCTCCTCCGAGCGGCTGTCGTTTCCGTACGCGCTGCCCGTTCGCGATGGACGTTTGCGCAAAGGAAATACCAAGATGGCAAGAATATCGGGACAACCATTGGGTCGCTTGTCATTTGTATGACGAGGAATTCAATGAAGGCAAGAAACCACCCGAGCCTCCGAAAATCGAAGTGTAA